Below is a window of Rhodoglobus vestalii DNA.
GCGAGGGTCGCGGCCAAAGAAGTTTTCGCGAACGTAGGCGCCCGATTCTGCCTTATAGGTTTGGTAGTCGCCGTCGGGGGTGCGGTTCATGAGGTCGCGGAGAGCGCCCTCGTGATCGTTGGCAAGTAGGTCATCCCACTCACGGCCCCACACAACTTTGATGACGTTCCAGCCGGCGCCACGGAAGAAGCTTTCGAGTTCTTGAATGATCTTGCCGTTGCCACGAACCGGGCCATCAAGGCGCTGAAGGTTGCAATTGACAATAAAGTTGAGGTTGTCGAGCTTCTCATTGGCTGCCCACTGGAGGGCACCGCGGCTTTCGACCTCATCCATCTCACCATCGCCGAGAAAAGCCCAAACTTGCTTTTCTGAGACATCGCGGATGCCACGGTTGCTCAGGTACATATTGTTTTGTGCCTGATAAATCGCGTTGATAGGACCGAGGCCCATCGATACGGTGGGGAATTGCCAGAATTCGGGCATCAGACGCGGGTGAGGGTAGCTGGAGAGGCCATGGGGCGCCTGAGACTTTTCTTGGCGGAATCCCTTGAGCTGATCTTCGCTCAATCGACCTTCGAGATACGCGCGTGCATACATTCCGGGGGAGGCGTGCCCCTGGTAGAAGATTTGGTCTCCACCGGTTTCGTGGTCTGCGCCACGGAAGAAGTGGTTGTGTCCTACCTCGTAGAGGGCGGCGGATGATGCGTAGGTGGAGATGTGACCGCCGACACCAATCCCGGGGCGTTGTGCGCGGTGAACGGTGATCGCCGCGTTCCAGCGGATCCATGCGCGGTAGCGACGTTCAAGTTTTTCGTCGCCAGGGAAGTCGGGTTCGTCTTCTTTGGCGATCGTGTTGATGTAGTCCGTGGTGGGAACCATTGGTACACCGAGGTGCAAATCCTTCGAACGCTTCAGCAGGCTGAGCATAATCTCGCGGCCGCGCTGGGGGCCAAGAGCTGCTACGAGGGAGTCGAGCGATTCGTTCCACTCGGCTGTTTCTTCGGGGTCTTGATCGGTGTTGGTTACCGAGTATGGGTCCTGGTCGTTTACCGTCACCGTTTGACCTCTTTCGTGTAGAGAACAGAATGGCGCGAGTCGACTCACGACCGGGTTGCGGATGTGATGGGATCGACTACGCCCATCGATTCTAGTTGTCGGATGCGGCAAGATTCGAACCGAGACTCATTGCGCGCGAAACCACGGGCATGCGTCCCCACAGGAAAGGTCTACTGAGATGACTATTGCGGTTGGGGATCGAGCACCCCACTTTGAGCTAAAAAATCAGCATGGGCAGCGGGTGCAATTGGGTGCGCTGCTAGAGAAGGAACCGGTGATGCTTGTCTTTCTTCCTCTCGCCTTTTCGGTGACGTGCACGAGTGAGGTTGAGGCATTGCAGCGAGAGAGAAAGCGTTTCGTGGATGCCGGACTCACCGTCATCGTAGTTTCGGTCGACTCGACGGCGACTCTGCGAGCATGGGCGGATACCGGTGGATACGAGTTCTCTTTTCTCTCGGATTTTTGGCCACACGGTGCGGTGGCGCAGAGCTTCGGCGTGCTGCGCGAAGACAGAGGGTTCGCCTCGCGCACAAGTTTCCTGATCGATCGTTCGAGTGTGATCCGGTGCATCATTGAGGCTCCTCTCGACGGCGTTCGAGAGTTTGCCGCGTATGAGGACGCTATTTCGGTGATGGAAGTTGCCGAGTGGTCGTGAGTCAGGCAACGGTGTGAGCGGCGGGCAGAAAAACCTGTACCATTATCGAGCGCTGCTTCGCTTTGCGACGCTGCGGGCCTTTAGCTCAGCTGGTAGAGCGCCACGTTTACACCGTGGATGTCATCGGTTCGATCCCGGTAGGGCCCACCACCGCCTCACAGCGCTCTTCGGGGCACCATAGTTAGTCTTGGCAAATGACCTCGATGCCGATGTTCCCGCTGGGTTCTGTGCTGTTTCCTCATATGCCGCTGAGCCTTCGTATCTTCGAGGAGCGCTACATTGTGATGCTCTCGCAGGTGCTGCAGGATGAGCCCTCCGAGTTCGGTGTGGTGTTGATCGAGCGCGGCCAAGAAGTGGGCGGTGGTGAAATGCGCTTCTCCATCGGAACCGTCGCGACCATCACGCAGCTTGAGGCGGCCGAAGGTTTCGTCGGGGTGGTAGCCGTGGGTGAACGTCGAGTGGCAATCTCTGAGTGGCTCGACGAAGATCCTTTTCCGCAGGCAACGGTGCACGAGCTGCCTGACCTTGAGTGGGATGATGCGCTGCTGTCTCTTTGGGAGCAGGCAGAGAAGCTCGTACGGCGCACTCTCGCCCGGGCCAGCGAATTTTCCGAACTGAACTGGTCACCGGATACCGAACTCTCGAAGGAGGCGGTCGCTCGCGTCTGGCAGCTCGCCGCCATTGCCCCGCTTGGGCCCCTCGATCAAGTGTCATTGCTGAGTTCGACGACGATGAGCGAGCTCCTAGAGAGACTCATCGAGCACACGCTCGGTGTCGAGCTTTCTCTCTCATCGCCGTGGGCGACTGACGACATGGATGATGCTGGCGACGACCCTGAACCTCTATAGTCGCGCTCAGCCTTAGACGCTCTTGCGCGGCTTCTACGCCCCTTGGCTGTAACCCACACTTGCGCAAATACGCAGTGGGGACAGCGATATGCTGGCGGGGTGTCGACAAGCCCAAGCAGCAGGGTCGCACCCTTTGCGATCGTTGGGGCCGCCGCCTTGTGGGGCACCACAGGAACCGCGGCAAGCTTTTTTCCCGAGAACGTCAGCCCACTCGCTATCGGGGCGGTGACGATGGTTGGCGGCGGTATCCTGCTGTTCTTCGCCAGGTTTCATCAGTCGCGAGCGGCCCTCCGGGAACGCGCCCTGAGACCGTGGCTACTGCTGGGAGCAGTGGGGGTATTCGTGTACCCACTCGCGTTCTACAGTTCGATGGATCTCGCTGGCATCGCTGTGGGCAACGTTGTTTCCTTAGGCACTGGGCCGGTCTTCGCTGCTCTGCTCGAGCGAGTTATCGAGCGCAGACGACTGAGCATGCTCTGGAAAATTACCACTTCCTTAGCGCTCGCGGGAATTGTACTGCTCACGATCGGCGGCGGCAACGCTCGCAACGGTGGCGGTGGCGAATCATTAGTGGCTGGCGTAATGCTCGGATTGTTGGCCGGAGTCTCCTATGCGCTCTACACCTACTGTTCGACCAGGGTCATCCGCGCAGGCCACACTTCGGGCGCGACGATGGGTGCAATTTTCGGAGTCGGCGCGCTCGGCTTATTGCCCGTCCTTGCCATATTTGGTGGGCCGCTGGTGCAATCAGGGGTGAGCATCGGCACTGCCAGCTATTTGATCATCGGCCCGATGTTTATCGCCTATATTTTGTTCGGAATTGGACTGCGTGCTACCAGCAGCTCCACAGCCACGACCATTGCTCTTTTAGAACCGGTGGTCGCTACGCTGCTCGCCGTGATTATTGTTGGAGAACTGCTGGCACCGCTCTCGTGGGCGGGTCTTGCTCTCATATTTCTTGCGGTATCTGTGTTGAGTACGGCTCGTCATCCCCGTAATCAACAGCTCTCGACTTAGTATCTGTGCATGGCATTCCACGACGACGCTGACGACGCTGACGGCGCAAACGATGAAACGTCTTCAGAGCGTGAGTTCGAGCTTCCACTTCCTCGACCGGCATCATCGCCTTCTGGTTCTGCAGATTCCGCGGAAGAGACCGGCGAAACGGTACCTACCGATCTAAGCGAAGCACCGAGCGGCGCGGGTTTTGACCTGGATGCTGCACTCAACATGCCGAGTGCTTCTGCACCGCCACCACCGGCTGATTTGCCGCCACCGCCTGCCGACTTTCCACGGCCGCTCGCCGACCTGCCACCACCATCGCAGCCGTCGGACACCTTTGATTTTGTGCCCATCGATGCGGATGACGAATACCAGCGATCGGATGTCTCGGCCGACCGTGAGCTGGGAATACCCGCCTGGGCTATGGCGCCCGCACCTGATCCCAATCAAGCCGTACCCCAGATGGATGCGCCTGGCAGTGGCCCCGAAGATCAGACGGCTGCAGACTCTGACGAGGATGTAACCGAAGCCAGTGGCTTCACGCCCAAATCTGCCGGGTCAGCAATCGATGATCCCTACCAAATTCCCGTAGATTACACGACGCCAGATTTCTTCGCTTCCCGTATTTCCCGCCGCCCTCCGGCCGCTGAAGACCGCGTAGCCGACGCCTATGTTGACGATTCCGCCGATTCTGCCGATTCTGCCGATTCTGATGATTCTGACGATGAGACTGAGCAGCCCGTCCAGCCTGCCGATTCTGACGATTCTGACGATTCCGCCGATGCGCGGGAGCCCGCCACCACCAACGGTTTTTCGTTTGACTCCTTGTTCGCCACTGATACCCCCGTGCCGCGTCCGTCTGAAACAGAGCAATCTGCAGACACGTCTCCGTCGGACTCAGCGCCCTCGTTGCCATCGTTGGATGAGCCCAGCGAATCCAGTGCGCCGAGTGAATTTAGTGCCCCCAACGAATCCGATGAGCCCAGCGAATCGGCCGCGCTCAGTGAAGACTCGGCTGCTCCGACAGAGTCCTCAGCCGACGATGAGATTCCTATACCTCCGGTTCGACGTTCGATGGCCGACGAGGAACTGCTCACCTGGGCCGATGATCCTGAAAATCAATCGACGGGCACGCTGAGTCTGATCGAGGTTCTTGAGGCCCAGCTTCGACTCCGGGAGGAAGAAGCCCGCGAATACCGTGAATGGGAGACGACACTTCGGTCTAAGGCGGCTCCGCCCGGGGACCCCGTTGGTGACGGCAGCAATCCTAGGATCGTTGATGATGGGCCGGGCGACACCGCTGCCACAGCGCCTACCCCCACCCAACAGGCCTCGCCGGAGGGCCGCGCGGAGGCACCGGCAGCTTCGCCGGCACCGCTGCCGCCACCGCCCGCGGGTCAGCTGCCGGCCTGGGATGTGCCACCACCCAGTGAGTCGTGGGCTCCCAGCGACGATTTCTCGGATGAAATTCCTGTGGCCGCTCACGCAGTCCCCGCAGAACCGCCGCGCCTCACCGTTCCCGAACCAGATGCGGCTGGACCAGACGCGGATGAACCGGACGCGGCTGAACCGGACGCGGCTGAACCAGACGCGGCTGAAGCTGCGATCTCTGCCGCCGCAACCTCTGACGCTGGTAGCGCAGACGATGAGATCCCGGAACCGGTAAAGGTCGACGGCGATACGGTGGATGTCACTCCGCTGTGGGCCTCAGGCGCTGACTTACCGGTCGACCATAGTGTGAGTTCGCCAGAGTTGCCGGCTGATGAAGATGGAGACTACGACGAAATCTCATTCATGCCGCCGCCCTTGGTCGAGCCGACTGCCGGTCCAACTTCACCTCGCTCAAACCTTGACGAGATGATGTCCTTGGGTGACTTTGGGCTCAGCGCGCCCACGTCGGAAGCGACTGAAGCCAACTCATCAACGTCTACCAGCTCAGATTCGGCAGCGCCTGCCAGCGATTCCGCCACCCATTCCGATAGCGACTCTCATCGTGACTCTCCGTTCGCATTCGATCTCGGCTCGGCGACCACCTCCTACGAACCAACTGACGATGATCCGCAAGCAGAGGGCGCCGTTCTGCCCACAACGGCAAGTGCCGATACCGCACCGGTAGCAGCACCATTCAGCTTCACTTCCTCGGAGACACCGCGGTACATTCCGACCGCGCCACCGGGCTTTGACGACCTGCTCAAAAACGATGACCGTGACGACTCAGCGGAGCCAGCCGAAGTAGAGGAAGTCAATCCCCTTGAGGCGTTCATCTTTGAGCAAGAAGAGGATCGGGCCCAACCCCTCGACCCATTCTCTGAAGTGCAGACCGGCTCCATTCCGATCACTGAAGCAATTCTCGAAGCAGACTCGGATGACGCAGTCGATCCGAGCGATCGTCTGACCTTCTCCCCAGACCTCCTGTCCTCGCAACTGGCGCCCGACAGCAACCCCATCCCGTTTGCGGCAGGTGCTGGCGCGGCGGCACCCGTCGCAGCGGCACCGCTCGCAGCCCCACCCGTCGCCGCTGACGCATCGGCCGTACCCCCACCGATGCCGTCGTCGACTGCGCGCGTCAGCCAACAACCTCTGGGGCTTCATGATGCGGCGCCCACCGCGCAACGGGTATTTAGTCTCGAAGAGAGCGGCCTCGAACCCACCCCTGTCGATCATCGGATTGGTCATGCGGCACGCCTGTTCTGGCTGTGGTTTGCAGCAAACTCCTCAATTGTGAGCATCGGTCTCGGCGCTGTGGTCTTTTCTGTTGGCATGAGCTTGCGCCAGTCAGTCGTCGCCATTCTCGCTGGTGTCGCACTCTCGTTCATCCCGCTCGGCTTGACCACGCTTGCCGGCAAGCGAAGTGGGCAGCCCACGATGGTGATTTCGCGCTCCGCATTCGGGCTCGTTGGCAACATCATCCCCGCACTCGTTGCGCTGGTTGCTCGACTCTTCTGGGGCGCTGTGCTGTTGTGGGTGTTGGCGTCATCGGTGGCAATCATCCTCATCGGGTCCGATCTCAACGGTGGGCTTGGCGATCGTCAGCTTCTGCTCATTGCCCTTGCCACAGCGTTCCTTGTAACGCTTGTGATTGCTTTCGCTGGCTACCCACTCTTTGCCCGCATCCAACTCATCCTGAGCATCATTTCCGGTGTGCTCGTGGTTGGGCTTATTGCGTTCACCGCGCAGTACATCGATGTTGCTCAGGCGCTCACCACCCCTGACGGCTCATGGCTTCTGACCATCACGGGTGCAGTTCTTGTCTTCAGTTTCTTAGGGCTGGTGTGGGCGTACAGCGGTGCGGACATCGCTCGCTATCAGCGTCCCTCATCGAGCGGAGCGGCCTCGGCACTGCTGGCGAGCTTCGGTGCAACGGTGCCCGCGTTCGTATTAATCGCCTATGGCGCCCTGCTGGCGGCATCCGATTCCGCAATCGCGCGAGGATTTTTGGCGTCGCCTCTCGACACCCTGTTGCTGCTGTTGCCCGGGTGGTACCCCATCCTGCTGCTGCTGGCTGCCGCACTGAGCTTGCTCTCGGGCATCACGCTGAGCCTGTACTCGGGGGGATTCGCACTTCAGGCGGTGGGAGTTCGCCTTCCCCGCCAGTGGTCGATTGTGGTTGTCGGTGTGCTCTTGGGCGCGTTGGCTATCCTTTTCGCGTTCGGTGTCGATGGTGGCATCAACGAACTCTTCCGCGATGTCGCTACGACACTTGCGGTCCCCACCGCAGCATGGGCCGGAATCTTTGCAGCAGAAACCATGATCCGTAGCCGTCGACTCGACGGAGCAGCACTAACCGCCCGTGGCGGAATCTATGCGGATGTTCGGTGGGTCAACCTCAGCGCCTTCGTACTGATCTCGGCAATCGGGTTTGCGCTAACGACGGCAACAATCGGCTGGCTTTCTTGGCAGGGGTATGGTTTCGCGGCCCTGGGTATCAACCTCAGCTCTGAGTTGGCCGCCACCGACCTGGGCGTACTCGTGGCACTTGTTTTGGGAATACTCACCCCGATCGTTGCCGGTATTCCGGCGATCCGACGTCAAGAGGCTGGCAGCTCTGACCGCGCTGTCCGCCGCGCCTAGAATAAAGGCGTGTCTACTACTGTTTCTGATG
It encodes the following:
- a CDS encoding redoxin domain-containing protein, which translates into the protein MTIAVGDRAPHFELKNQHGQRVQLGALLEKEPVMLVFLPLAFSVTCTSEVEALQRERKRFVDAGLTVIVVSVDSTATLRAWADTGGYEFSFLSDFWPHGAVAQSFGVLREDRGFASRTSFLIDRSSVIRCIIEAPLDGVREFAAYEDAISVMEVAEWS
- a CDS encoding LON peptidase substrate-binding domain-containing protein; the protein is MTSMPMFPLGSVLFPHMPLSLRIFEERYIVMLSQVLQDEPSEFGVVLIERGQEVGGGEMRFSIGTVATITQLEAAEGFVGVVAVGERRVAISEWLDEDPFPQATVHELPDLEWDDALLSLWEQAEKLVRRTLARASEFSELNWSPDTELSKEAVARVWQLAAIAPLGPLDQVSLLSSTTMSELLERLIEHTLGVELSLSSPWATDDMDDAGDDPEPL
- a CDS encoding DMT family transporter codes for the protein MSTSPSSRVAPFAIVGAAALWGTTGTAASFFPENVSPLAIGAVTMVGGGILLFFARFHQSRAALRERALRPWLLLGAVGVFVYPLAFYSSMDLAGIAVGNVVSLGTGPVFAALLERVIERRRLSMLWKITTSLALAGIVLLTIGGGNARNGGGGESLVAGVMLGLLAGVSYALYTYCSTRVIRAGHTSGATMGAIFGVGALGLLPVLAIFGGPLVQSGVSIGTASYLIIGPMFIAYILFGIGLRATSSSTATTIALLEPVVATLLAVIIVGELLAPLSWAGLALIFLAVSVLSTARHPRNQQLST
- a CDS encoding purine-cytosine permease family protein; this encodes MAFHDDADDADGANDETSSEREFELPLPRPASSPSGSADSAEETGETVPTDLSEAPSGAGFDLDAALNMPSASAPPPPADLPPPPADFPRPLADLPPPSQPSDTFDFVPIDADDEYQRSDVSADRELGIPAWAMAPAPDPNQAVPQMDAPGSGPEDQTAADSDEDVTEASGFTPKSAGSAIDDPYQIPVDYTTPDFFASRISRRPPAAEDRVADAYVDDSADSADSADSDDSDDETEQPVQPADSDDSDDSADAREPATTNGFSFDSLFATDTPVPRPSETEQSADTSPSDSAPSLPSLDEPSESSAPSEFSAPNESDEPSESAALSEDSAAPTESSADDEIPIPPVRRSMADEELLTWADDPENQSTGTLSLIEVLEAQLRLREEEAREYREWETTLRSKAAPPGDPVGDGSNPRIVDDGPGDTAATAPTPTQQASPEGRAEAPAASPAPLPPPPAGQLPAWDVPPPSESWAPSDDFSDEIPVAAHAVPAEPPRLTVPEPDAAGPDADEPDAAEPDAAEPDAAEAAISAAATSDAGSADDEIPEPVKVDGDTVDVTPLWASGADLPVDHSVSSPELPADEDGDYDEISFMPPPLVEPTAGPTSPRSNLDEMMSLGDFGLSAPTSEATEANSSTSTSSDSAAPASDSATHSDSDSHRDSPFAFDLGSATTSYEPTDDDPQAEGAVLPTTASADTAPVAAPFSFTSSETPRYIPTAPPGFDDLLKNDDRDDSAEPAEVEEVNPLEAFIFEQEEDRAQPLDPFSEVQTGSIPITEAILEADSDDAVDPSDRLTFSPDLLSSQLAPDSNPIPFAAGAGAAAPVAAAPLAAPPVAADASAVPPPMPSSTARVSQQPLGLHDAAPTAQRVFSLEESGLEPTPVDHRIGHAARLFWLWFAANSSIVSIGLGAVVFSVGMSLRQSVVAILAGVALSFIPLGLTTLAGKRSGQPTMVISRSAFGLVGNIIPALVALVARLFWGAVLLWVLASSVAIILIGSDLNGGLGDRQLLLIALATAFLVTLVIAFAGYPLFARIQLILSIISGVLVVGLIAFTAQYIDVAQALTTPDGSWLLTITGAVLVFSFLGLVWAYSGADIARYQRPSSSGAASALLASFGATVPAFVLIAYGALLAASDSAIARGFLASPLDTLLLLLPGWYPILLLLAAALSLLSGITLSLYSGGFALQAVGVRLPRQWSIVVVGVLLGALAILFAFGVDGGINELFRDVATTLAVPTAAWAGIFAAETMIRSRRLDGAALTARGGIYADVRWVNLSAFVLISAIGFALTTATIGWLSWQGYGFAALGINLSSELAATDLGVLVALVLGILTPIVAGIPAIRRQEAGSSDRAVRRA